tgATATATTTAGATTCTGGTGACTCTCTGCTCTAATGGGTCAATCTCAAAatcctctctttctttttctacttcttgTTCTAGTCTATGGCGTTTCCTCCACCACCTTCACCGTCGTTAACCAGTGCAGCTACACCGTGTGGCCTGGCCTTCTCTCCGGCGCAGGAACCGCTCCTTTACCCACAACCGGATTCTCTTTAAACCCGACCGAAACACGCGTCATACAGATCCCCGCCGCTTGGTCCGGCCGTATATGGGGCCGTACTCTCTGCACACAAGACGCAaccaccggaaaattcacctGCGTCACCGGAGACTGCGGCTCCTCCGCCGTCGAGTGCTCCGGCTCCGGCGCCGCACCTCCAGCGACGCTAGCTGAGTTCACCTTAAACGGAGCCGGCGGTCTCGACTTCTACGACGTCAGCCTCGTCGACGGTTACAACATCCCTATGGCGATCGTGCCTCAAGGCGGCGGAGATGCGAGCGGCGTCGCTGGGAACTGCACCATCACTGGATGCGTTAAGGAGCTCAACGGCCCTTGTCCTGCTCAGCTGAAAGTGGCGGCGACGACGGGGAGTGATGGAGTGGCTTGCAAAAGCGCTTGCGAGGCGTTTGGGACGCCGGAGTATTGCTGTAGCGGCGCGTTTGCAACGCCGGACACGTGTAAGCCGAGCGAGTACTCGTTGTTTTTCAAAAACGCGTGTCCGAGAGCTTATAGTTATGCTTACGACGATGGAACAAGTACGTTTACTTGCGCCGGAGCTGATTACCTCATCACTTTCTGTCCTTCTCCTAACCCAAGGtaaatatatttcattatttacTGCAAGTAAATAAAATTACTACAAAAGCTATGGTTGTTTTCAAGTGGAAACACGAATAAGAATATTTTACAAACaaattggtattttttttttataattataaggTTTTGCTCCAATGATCGTTCAAATcaactgaagaaaaaaaaaaaaaagtttggttcAGATTCTTTTTGAAGAATTCCGGTTTCGATTTTTTAATCACATGAAATATTCCTATACTTTTTTGAATGTTGGCGATAAATAATGAGTCACTTTTTGTTTGTAACGTTTAATTTGAAGAAAGGTGAGGTCAAATCACCGTATAAAAATCATGAGACGTGTTTGTCATAATGCACCGTGTTGTTTTGTCAATTTGTGAAATGATGAGACAAGACGACATTTTCATTTTTCACCCGTT
The Brassica napus cultivar Da-Ae chromosome A1, Da-Ae, whole genome shotgun sequence DNA segment above includes these coding regions:
- the LOC106348260 gene encoding thaumatin-like protein 1, with the protein product MGQSQNPLFLFLLLVLVYGVSSTTFTVVNQCSYTVWPGLLSGAGTAPLPTTGFSLNPTETRVIQIPAAWSGRIWGRTLCTQDATTGKFTCVTGDCGSSAVECSGSGAAPPATLAEFTLNGAGGLDFYDVSLVDGYNIPMAIVPQGGGDASGVAGNCTITGCVKELNGPCPAQLKVAATTGSDGVACKSACEAFGTPEYCCSGAFATPDTCKPSEYSLFFKNACPRAYSYAYDDGTSTFTCAGADYLITFCPSPNPSVKSAKKEGVLEPEAVSYSSASPTLSTAFSVGVLAVAFWALQRVW